A genome region from Bradyrhizobium sp. WSM1417 includes the following:
- a CDS encoding HPr family phosphocarrier protein, whose amino-acid sequence MSDEAPQAGTGVPAGAISKDLLIINKRGLHARASAKFVQAVERFSAQVWVTRGGETVGGTSIMGLMMLAAGPGTTITVAAAGDDAEAALAAITELVESKFNEEGI is encoded by the coding sequence ATGAGCGACGAGGCGCCGCAAGCCGGGACGGGCGTGCCCGCGGGCGCGATCTCCAAGGACCTTCTGATCATCAACAAGCGCGGCCTGCACGCGCGGGCCTCCGCGAAGTTCGTCCAGGCCGTGGAGCGCTTCAGCGCGCAGGTCTGGGTGACGCGCGGCGGCGAAACCGTCGGCGGCACCTCGATCATGGGCCTGATGATGCTCGCCGCCGGTCCCGGCACCACCATCACGGTCGCCGCTGCCGGGGACGACGCCGAAGCCGCGCTCGCGGCGATCACCGAACTCGTTGAAAGCAAATTCAACGAGGAAGGGATTTAG
- a CDS encoding glycosyltransferase family 39 protein, protein MSTTSIPSARARAKTRVSYARFRAWLVASATRPEARLWLVIQLAILHAVLWTFILINLKAAQDVHMDVAEAWGWGQKFLWGYGKHPPLSGWVAGLWFTLFPPTDWATYALAMATVGTGMVICWLIALRVVDARRAFLVVVMVALYPIFNFKGFKYNPDLLQLVTLPLLVLAYLNAFEKRSWQSGVLLGLAGALALMTKYWVLTMIGAIGLAALIHPERMRFLSSPAPWVAIATMAAAMIPHIVWLADAHFVPLTYAGDTYSLEDSGQVHQLVAGYALHNFALLALPVALAALAMALVPPWFRLLLRSPLRIVTRAWARGANPGVNLSQARNVWLIQIIVAVGPALGALAFSIYMKTDWGISLFFLVPLALVAIPALRVQSAALFNIVAIWLVLSVATLAASPWIAAREMAANAGNTATYGARSDLARELTQAWHARFASRWAVVAGTMESIQPMVFYSPDHPAAFTPLEAWGSGLISPDDVKRYGFIGVFDPADGRLPAFEKWVSEVAPNAERIVMTTRRFTHGKAGPSMSWNIYIAPPGN, encoded by the coding sequence ATGTCCACGACCTCGATCCCGTCTGCCCGAGCCCGCGCGAAGACCCGGGTGAGCTATGCCCGCTTTCGGGCGTGGCTCGTTGCCAGCGCGACCCGCCCCGAGGCGCGCCTCTGGCTGGTGATCCAGCTCGCCATCCTGCATGCGGTGCTCTGGACCTTCATCCTGATCAATCTGAAGGCAGCGCAGGACGTTCACATGGACGTCGCGGAAGCCTGGGGCTGGGGGCAGAAATTCCTCTGGGGCTATGGCAAGCACCCGCCGCTGTCGGGCTGGGTTGCCGGCCTCTGGTTCACACTGTTCCCGCCGACGGACTGGGCGACCTATGCGCTGGCGATGGCGACCGTCGGCACCGGTATGGTGATCTGCTGGCTCATCGCGCTGCGCGTCGTGGATGCGCGGCGCGCATTCCTGGTCGTGGTGATGGTCGCGCTCTACCCGATCTTCAATTTCAAGGGCTTCAAGTACAATCCCGACCTGCTCCAGCTCGTCACCTTGCCGCTCCTCGTGCTCGCTTATCTCAATGCGTTCGAGAAGCGGAGCTGGCAATCCGGAGTCTTGCTCGGCCTTGCCGGCGCGCTGGCGCTGATGACCAAATACTGGGTGCTGACCATGATCGGCGCCATCGGGCTTGCCGCGCTGATCCATCCGGAGCGAATGAGATTCCTGTCGTCACCGGCGCCATGGGTTGCGATCGCGACGATGGCGGCGGCGATGATCCCGCACATCGTCTGGCTCGCGGACGCGCATTTCGTGCCGCTGACCTATGCCGGCGATACCTACAGCCTCGAGGACAGCGGCCAGGTGCATCAGCTCGTGGCGGGCTATGCCCTGCATAATTTCGCGCTGCTGGCATTGCCGGTGGCGCTGGCCGCGCTGGCGATGGCGCTGGTGCCGCCTTGGTTCAGGCTGCTGCTGCGTTCGCCCTTGCGCATCGTCACGCGGGCCTGGGCCCGCGGCGCGAATCCGGGCGTGAATCTTTCGCAGGCGCGCAACGTCTGGCTCATTCAAATTATCGTCGCGGTCGGCCCCGCGCTCGGCGCATTGGCCTTCAGCATCTACATGAAGACCGATTGGGGCATCTCGCTGTTCTTCCTGGTGCCGCTCGCGCTGGTCGCGATCCCGGCGTTGCGGGTGCAGAGTGCTGCGCTGTTCAACATTGTCGCGATCTGGCTCGTGCTCAGCGTCGCCACGCTCGCTGCCTCGCCCTGGATCGCTGCGCGCGAGATGGCGGCCAATGCCGGCAACACGGCGACCTATGGCGCGCGCTCGGATCTCGCGCGCGAGCTGACGCAGGCCTGGCACGCGCGCTTCGCCTCGCGCTGGGCGGTCGTCGCCGGCACCATGGAGTCGATCCAGCCGATGGTGTTCTACAGCCCGGATCATCCGGCCGCGTTCACGCCGCTCGAAGCCTGGGGATCCGGGTTGATCTCGCCCGATGACGTCAAGAGATACGGCTTCATCGGCGTGTTCGATCCGGCCGACGGTCGCCTGCCGGCGTTCGAGAAATGGGTGTCCGAGGTTGCGCCGAACGCCGAGCGCATCGTGATGACGACGCGCCGTTTCACCCACGGCAAGGCCGGTCCGTCGATGAGCTGGAACATCTACATCGCGCCGCCGGGGAATTGA
- a CDS encoding HugZ family protein: MQPTPDFDPGKLARSLLRRSRQGALATLMAGSGDPYCSLVNLASHPDGSPILLISELAVHTRNILADSRMSLMLDERAAGDPLEGARIMLSGHAEPADADKDLLRRRYLNAHPSAEAFVSFKDFSFFRIRPTGTHLVAGFGRIVDLKPEQFLTDLTGAEDLLAAEQGAVEHMNADHREAMGLYATKLLGAAAGDWRCTGCDPEGLDMQDGQTALRLDFPERVADGTALRKMLVRLAGEARSRMDQSATH, from the coding sequence ATGCAACCGACCCCTGATTTCGACCCCGGAAAGCTCGCCAGATCGCTGCTGCGGCGGTCACGGCAGGGTGCCCTGGCGACGTTGATGGCCGGCAGCGGCGATCCCTATTGCTCCCTGGTCAATCTGGCCAGCCATCCGGATGGCTCTCCGATCCTGCTGATCTCGGAATTGGCCGTGCACACCAGGAACATCCTGGCCGACAGCCGGATGTCCCTGATGCTGGACGAGCGCGCGGCGGGCGATCCGCTGGAAGGTGCCCGAATCATGCTGTCCGGCCATGCCGAGCCGGCCGACGCGGACAAGGACCTGCTCCGGCGACGGTATCTCAATGCCCATCCCTCAGCGGAAGCTTTTGTTTCCTTTAAGGATTTTTCCTTCTTCCGGATTCGGCCCACGGGAACCCATCTGGTCGCCGGCTTCGGCCGGATCGTCGACCTCAAGCCGGAGCAATTCCTGACCGACCTCACGGGGGCCGAGGACTTGCTGGCGGCGGAGCAGGGGGCGGTCGAGCACATGAATGCCGACCACCGCGAGGCCATGGGCCTCTACGCCACAAAATTGCTGGGTGCTGCCGCCGGCGACTGGCGCTGCACCGGCTGCGATCCGGAGGGCCTCGACATGCAGGACGGCCAGACCGCCTTGCGGTTGGATTTTCCGGAGCGCGTCGCTGATGGCACGGCGTTGCGCAAGATGCTGGTTCGCCTCGCCGGCGAAGCGCGCAGCAGGATGGACCAGAGCGCGACACATTGA
- a CDS encoding response regulator transcription factor: MPTIALVDDDRNILTSVSIALEAEGYRIMTYTDGASALDGFRTTQPDLAILDIKMPRMDGMETLRRLRQKSDLPVIFLTSKDEEIDELFGLKMGADDFIRKPFSQRLLVERVKAVLRRSAPKDPTVTPKENDAKALDRGLLRMDPERHTCTWKNEPVTLTVTEFLILQALATRPGVVKSRNALMDAAYDDQVYVDDRTIDSHIKRLRKKFKVVDNEFEMIETLYGVGYRFKEA; encoded by the coding sequence ATGCCCACAATCGCTTTGGTCGACGACGACCGCAACATTCTCACATCCGTCTCGATCGCGCTGGAGGCCGAAGGCTACCGCATCATGACCTACACCGACGGCGCCTCCGCGCTCGACGGTTTCCGCACCACCCAGCCCGATCTTGCCATCCTCGACATCAAGATGCCGCGCATGGACGGCATGGAGACGTTGCGCCGGCTGCGGCAGAAATCCGACCTGCCCGTGATCTTCCTGACCTCCAAGGACGAAGAGATCGACGAGCTGTTCGGCCTCAAGATGGGCGCCGACGACTTCATCCGCAAACCGTTCTCGCAGCGCCTGCTGGTCGAGCGCGTCAAGGCGGTGCTGCGCCGTTCGGCGCCGAAGGACCCGACCGTCACGCCGAAGGAGAACGACGCCAAGGCACTCGACCGCGGCCTGCTGCGCATGGATCCTGAACGGCACACCTGCACCTGGAAGAACGAACCGGTGACGCTGACCGTCACCGAATTCCTGATCCTGCAGGCGCTCGCGACCCGGCCCGGCGTGGTGAAGAGCCGCAACGCGCTGATGGACGCCGCCTATGACGACCAAGTCTATGTCGACGACCGCACCATCGACAGCCACATCAAGCGGCTGCGCAAGAAGTTCAAGGTGGTCGACAACGAGTTCGAGATGATCGAGACGCTCTACGGCGTCGGCTACCGCTTCAAGGAAGCCTGA
- a CDS encoding PTS sugar transporter subunit IIA — MIGLVLVTHGRLADEFKAALEHVMGPQKQIEAITIGAEDDSDLCRSDIIEAVNRVDSGDGVAILTDMFGGTPSNLAISCMSRPKVEVLAGINLPMLVKLAKVREERPLPDAIAMAQEAGRKYVTIASRVLAGK; from the coding sequence ATGATTGGTCTAGTACTTGTGACCCACGGGCGCCTTGCCGACGAATTCAAGGCAGCGCTTGAACATGTCATGGGCCCACAAAAGCAAATCGAAGCGATCACGATCGGCGCCGAAGATGATTCCGATCTCTGTCGAAGCGACATCATCGAGGCGGTTAACCGCGTCGATTCCGGCGACGGCGTCGCGATCCTCACCGACATGTTCGGCGGCACGCCATCCAATTTGGCAATATCCTGCATGAGCCGGCCGAAGGTCGAAGTGCTCGCGGGCATCAACCTTCCCATGCTGGTGAAGCTTGCCAAGGTGCGCGAGGAGCGTCCGCTCCCCGACGCGATCGCGATGGCTCAGGAAGCCGGCCGCAAATACGTCACCATCGCCAGCCGCGTCCTCGCCGGCAAATGA
- a CDS encoding sensor histidine kinase — MLDRTQPDENQNAEDVTAHGAPDQLAEDKPAVRGWRPLNWLRRAGQFFFALSFSSLTRRIVSLNLAGLVALVASILYLSQFRAGLIDARAQSLLVQAEIIAGAIAASATVQTNAITIDPDRLLDLKPGETYGGSDEYSPLDFPINPERVAPVLRTLISPTKTRARIYDPNGSLLVDSRSLDTVVRFPLPSVAAEKPGMVERGMVAVRTWLNRGDLPLYRELGPENGNGYAEVGDALQGQKRSMVRVNARGEVIVSVAVPVLRSRAIHGALMLSTQGDDIDQMVTAERLAILKVGGVAAAVMIMLSLLLASTIAGPVRRLADSAELIRRRIRTRVEIPDFTRRRDEIGHLSGALRDMTSALYSRIEAIEMFAADVAHELKNPLTSLRSAVETLPLARNENSRARLLEVIEHDVKRLDRLISDISDASRLDAELQRQDAIPVDLRRLLTTLVSVANETKLGHDVAVEMRFEGRGPTDNFAVTGHDSRLGQVVSNLLSNAQSFSEPGNKVRLTCRRVRGEIEIVVDDDGPGIRDDALERIFERFYTDRPHQGFGQNSGLGLSISKQIVDAHGGRIWAENRSGPADEDGAPVVVGARFVVRLPAL, encoded by the coding sequence TTGCTTGACCGAACGCAGCCTGACGAGAACCAGAACGCCGAGGACGTCACCGCCCACGGCGCTCCGGATCAATTGGCCGAGGACAAGCCGGCCGTGCGGGGCTGGCGTCCGCTGAACTGGCTCAGGCGCGCCGGGCAGTTCTTCTTCGCGCTGTCCTTCTCGAGCCTGACCCGCCGCATCGTCTCGCTCAACCTCGCCGGCCTGGTCGCGCTGGTGGCGAGCATCCTCTATCTGTCGCAATTCCGCGCCGGCCTGATCGACGCGCGCGCGCAGAGCCTGCTGGTACAGGCGGAGATCATCGCCGGCGCGATCGCGGCCTCCGCGACGGTGCAGACCAACGCCATCACCATCGATCCCGACCGGTTGCTCGACCTCAAGCCGGGCGAGACCTATGGCGGCTCGGACGAGTATTCCCCGCTGGATTTTCCGATCAATCCGGAGCGCGTGGCGCCGGTGCTGCGCACGCTGATCTCGCCCACCAAGACACGCGCCCGCATCTACGACCCTAACGGCAGCCTGCTGGTCGACAGCCGCAGCCTCGATACCGTGGTGCGCTTTCCCCTGCCGTCGGTCGCCGCCGAGAAGCCGGGCATGGTCGAACGCGGCATGGTCGCGGTCCGCACTTGGCTCAATCGCGGCGACCTGCCGCTCTATCGCGAGCTCGGACCCGAGAACGGCAATGGCTATGCGGAGGTGGGCGATGCGCTCCAGGGCCAGAAGCGCTCGATGGTGCGGGTCAATGCGCGCGGCGAGGTGATCGTCTCGGTCGCGGTCCCCGTGCTGCGCTCGCGCGCCATCCACGGCGCGTTGATGCTGTCGACGCAGGGCGACGACATCGACCAGATGGTCACCGCCGAGCGCCTCGCGATCCTCAAGGTGGGCGGCGTCGCCGCCGCGGTCATGATCATGCTGTCGCTGCTGCTCGCCAGCACGATCGCAGGTCCAGTCCGCCGGCTCGCCGACAGCGCCGAACTGATCCGCCGCCGGATCAGGACCCGGGTCGAAATTCCCGACTTCACCCGTCGTCGCGACGAGATCGGCCATCTCTCCGGTGCGCTGCGCGACATGACCAGTGCACTCTACAGCCGCATCGAAGCGATCGAGATGTTCGCCGCCGACGTCGCCCACGAATTGAAGAACCCGTTGACCTCTTTGCGCTCCGCGGTCGAAACGTTGCCGCTGGCGCGCAACGAGAACAGCCGCGCGCGCTTGCTCGAGGTGATCGAGCATGACGTCAAGCGGCTCGACCGGCTGATCTCGGACATCTCCGACGCCAGCCGTCTCGATGCCGAACTGCAGCGCCAGGATGCGATCCCGGTCGATCTGCGGCGCCTGCTGACGACGCTCGTCTCCGTTGCCAATGAAACCAAGCTCGGCCATGACGTCGCGGTCGAAATGCGTTTCGAGGGCCGCGGCCCGACCGACAATTTCGCCGTGACCGGCCACGATTCGCGGCTCGGACAGGTGGTCTCCAACCTGCTCTCGAACGCACAGTCCTTCTCCGAGCCCGGCAACAAGGTGCGCCTCACCTGCCGCCGCGTGCGCGGCGAGATCGAGATCGTGGTCGACGACGACGGCCCCGGAATCCGCGACGACGCGCTGGAGCGCATCTTCGAGCGCTTCTACACCGACCGCCCTCATCAGGGCTTTGGCCAGAACTCCGGCCTCGGCCTGTCGATCTCCAAGCAGATCGTCGACGCGCATGGCGGACGCATCTGGGCGGAGAACCGGTCCGGCCCGGCGGACGAGGACGGAGCGCCTGTTGTTGTCGGCGCGCGCTTCGTGGTGAGGCTGCCGGCGCTATGA
- a CDS encoding HPr kinase/phosphorylase: MDEGGPSIHASAVKVGDLAVLIRGPSGSGKSRLAFDLIMAGRSGVLERAVLVGDDRVHLATVGREIEVRPAPVLAGLIEIRGLGIRRCDFVEHATVGLVVDLDAADAERLPPAESLKTAILGVEIPRIPIGRGYSPLPLVVAALTTTKSSSSVNPSGDCLKGNGNHMNPTLATE; this comes from the coding sequence TTGGACGAAGGCGGCCCCAGCATTCACGCCTCGGCGGTCAAGGTTGGAGATCTGGCGGTGCTGATCCGCGGGCCCTCGGGCTCCGGCAAGTCGCGCCTTGCCTTCGATTTGATCATGGCGGGACGTAGCGGCGTGCTCGAAAGGGCCGTTCTGGTCGGTGATGACCGTGTCCATCTGGCGACAGTCGGCCGCGAAATTGAGGTCCGCCCCGCTCCGGTCCTGGCCGGCCTGATCGAGATCCGGGGCCTGGGAATCCGCCGCTGCGACTTCGTGGAGCATGCGACCGTCGGCCTCGTGGTCGATCTGGACGCCGCGGATGCGGAGCGGCTGCCGCCGGCCGAATCCCTGAAAACAGCCATTTTAGGTGTCGAAATACCGCGAATCCCGATCGGCCGCGGCTATTCGCCCCTTCCTCTGGTTGTCGCGGCCTTGACCACTACCAAGAGTTCATCTTCCGTTAACCCTTCAGGCGATTGTTTGAAGGGAAATGGTAACCATATGAACCCCACACTCGCGACCGAATAG